CGTGTCCATGATTAAATCATATCAGTATCGATATCGCTTCCATGGATGCTTTACCGAAGTTTAGATCGCTTATCGGCTTATCCCTTGCATCCCGGCGACGGATTGGCGGCCGGGCCCTGCCCGGTCTGCGCCACCGGCAAGATCTTGCCGTCCGGACCGTAATGCAATTCCTCGACCGCCACCGAACGGCGGTATTCGCCGCCGGTGGGCAGTTTGCCGTTGTGGTAGAAGATGTAGGACTTGCCGTTGAAGTCGACGATGGCCTGGTGGATGGTCTTGACGTTGCTGTTCTGTTCCATGATCACGCCGCCGAACGACCACGGCCCGGTGGCGCTCGGCCCGCTCATGTACACGGTCTCTTCCGGGAACTTGCGCGAGTACGACAGGTAATAGGTGCCCTTGTGCTTGTGCAGGTAGGAGGCCTCGGTGAAGGCTTCCAGGCCGACCGTGTGGATCGGGCCGTCCAGCTCGATCATGTTCGGCTTCAGCCTGGCGTATTTCATGACCGTGTTGCCCCAGTACAGATAGGCCTGGCCATCGTCGTCGACGAACACCGCCGGGTCGATGTCGTCCCAGGCGATCGGGGTCTCGTGGGTCATGTCGTTGGTGACCAGCGCCGTGCCGCGCGCGTCGACGAAAGGACCGGTCGGGCTGTTCGACACGGCCACGCCGATCGCCTTGCCAGGGATGGTCTTGTGGTCGACGGTACCGTATAAATAGTATTTGCCGTTACGCTTGGCGATGTCGCTGGCCCAGGCGTCGCGGCCAGCCCACTTGAACACGCTGTACGGCACCGGATCCGGATGGGCGGTCCAGTTCTGCATGTCGCAGCTGGAGAACACGCGCCACTCGTTCATCACGTAGTCTTTGCCGCCTTCCTTGCCTTCGTCGTGGCCGACGTAGAGGTAGACGCGGCCGTTGTCGACCAGGGCGGCCGGGTCGGCGGTGAAGATTTTATTGGTGATCGGGTTGGCGGCCTGGGCCACGGCGGTGGCGGCGAGCAGGATGGCGGCGAGGCTTTGTTTGAGCATGGAGGATCTCCGGTTTTTATTTGTGGATGATTGATGCGGGCGTTATCGGGTGTCGCGACGTGAGCTTGGGTCCCCGCCTGCGCGGGGACGACGTTCTAGCGCAGACGCAAAAACACCGTCGTTCCCGCGCAGGCGGGAACCCAAGCTGACGGCACTGCGAATGGAGGAAGCGCGATATGCTAGCGTGGACCGAAGCATTGCCGTGCGACGCTACCTGCTCTTACCACCCATCACCCGCTGCACCACGCAAAACACGAACAGCAGCGCCCCGATCACGATCCTGGTCCACCACGAGCTGAGCGTCCCGTCGAACGCGATCAGCGTCTGGATCGCGCCCAGCACCAGCACGCCCGACAGCGCCCCGGCGATGTAGCCGTAGCCGCCGGTCAGCAGGGTGCCGCC
The genomic region above belongs to Massilia forsythiae and contains:
- a CDS encoding glycoside hydrolase family 43 protein; this translates as MLKQSLAAILLAATAVAQAANPITNKIFTADPAALVDNGRVYLYVGHDEGKEGGKDYVMNEWRVFSSCDMQNWTAHPDPVPYSVFKWAGRDAWASDIAKRNGKYYLYGTVDHKTIPGKAIGVAVSNSPTGPFVDARGTALVTNDMTHETPIAWDDIDPAVFVDDDGQAYLYWGNTVMKYARLKPNMIELDGPIHTVGLEAFTEASYLHKHKGTYYLSYSRKFPEETVYMSGPSATGPWSFGGVIMEQNSNVKTIHQAIVDFNGKSYIFYHNGKLPTGGEYRRSVAVEELHYGPDGKILPVAQTGQGPAANPSPGCKG